One stretch of Fictibacillus sp. b24 DNA includes these proteins:
- a CDS encoding M3 family oligoendopeptidase: protein MNDQKIELLKNEFENLVSVNITSTEDLKTFLSQQKKVYEREEEKMLRHYIAFQCQSDSDEIRQVYEFDQQHIKPLFKKYQSILDEKVLESPFLAELPDNQYGEYKKKLRTQFALFQEANLEIEKQEDALVNQYFEITGGLTANWEGKEVTISELFAHFRDSNRNTRKNAIEALYEPILKKEEKLQSILDELIQLRTKKAENAGLNGFADYMFKKYYRFDYTPEDCTQLAESIREHVVPLALQLQKEHKNEIGLDDYKPWDVRAVPENRNPLKPVDSDVELINKSAKVLGELDPEFGSLVHEMNEKKLFDLTSRKGKAQGGFCENLPETGLPFIFMNLTKTDGDLVVFMHEMGHAIHDLLKRDQELYAYKQIPMESAELASMSMELFTMNRWNEFYKTEEELNRAKKDQLKGAIMSLPYIMVIDQFQHWLYQHPNHTWKERTKKFGELKDRYDASIIDWKGCEEWKEKGWLYTLHIYEVPFYFIEYAISQLGALQLYKNYKENPEETVRKYKQALKLGSSKPLPEVYEAAGIKLDFSSKTIAELMEFVSKELDLLTVS, encoded by the coding sequence ATGAACGATCAGAAAATAGAGCTGTTAAAAAACGAGTTCGAAAATCTTGTAAGCGTTAACATAACATCGACCGAAGACTTAAAGACGTTTTTATCCCAGCAAAAGAAAGTGTATGAAAGAGAAGAAGAAAAGATGCTTAGGCATTACATTGCTTTTCAGTGCCAAAGTGATAGCGATGAAATCAGACAAGTATATGAATTCGACCAGCAGCACATCAAGCCTTTGTTTAAAAAATATCAATCTATATTGGATGAGAAAGTTTTAGAATCTCCATTTTTAGCTGAACTTCCTGATAATCAATATGGCGAGTATAAGAAGAAGCTGAGAACTCAGTTTGCACTTTTTCAAGAGGCGAACTTAGAAATTGAGAAACAAGAAGACGCTCTAGTTAACCAATATTTCGAGATAACTGGAGGATTAACAGCAAACTGGGAAGGAAAAGAAGTGACGATCAGTGAGCTGTTCGCTCACTTTAGAGACTCTAATCGTAATACACGGAAAAACGCAATCGAAGCTTTGTACGAACCGATTTTAAAGAAAGAAGAAAAGCTGCAAAGCATTCTGGACGAGCTTATTCAGCTGCGCACAAAAAAAGCAGAAAATGCAGGATTAAATGGTTTTGCAGATTATATGTTTAAGAAGTATTATCGATTTGACTACACGCCTGAAGATTGCACACAGCTTGCAGAATCCATTCGTGAACATGTCGTTCCACTTGCTCTTCAACTGCAAAAAGAGCATAAAAATGAGATCGGGCTTGACGATTACAAACCTTGGGATGTTAGAGCTGTACCAGAAAACAGAAATCCGTTAAAACCAGTAGATTCAGATGTTGAATTAATCAATAAATCTGCAAAGGTGCTGGGTGAACTCGATCCTGAATTTGGTTCACTTGTACATGAAATGAATGAGAAGAAGCTGTTTGATCTGACAAGCAGAAAAGGAAAAGCACAAGGTGGCTTTTGTGAGAACTTGCCAGAGACAGGCCTTCCATTTATATTTATGAACCTGACAAAGACTGATGGGGATTTAGTTGTTTTCATGCATGAGATGGGTCATGCCATCCATGATTTATTAAAGAGAGATCAAGAGTTATATGCGTATAAACAAATCCCGATGGAGTCGGCTGAGCTTGCTAGTATGAGTATGGAGCTTTTCACGATGAATCGCTGGAATGAGTTTTACAAAACGGAAGAAGAATTAAATCGTGCGAAGAAAGACCAACTGAAAGGAGCCATAATGAGCCTGCCTTATATTATGGTAATTGATCAGTTTCAGCATTGGCTGTATCAGCATCCAAATCATACTTGGAAAGAACGCACGAAGAAATTTGGAGAACTTAAGGATCGATACGATGCTTCCATTATAGATTGGAAGGGGTGCGAAGAATGGAAAGAAAAAGGCTGGCTGTACACCCTTCATATTTATGAAGTTCCTTTCTATTTTATTGAATACGCGATCTCTCAGCTAGGTGCTCTTCAACTATACAAAAACTATAAAGAAAATCCTGAAGAAACAGTTCGAAAGTATAAACAAGCATTAAAACTCGGCAGCTCCAAACCGCTTCCAGAGGTTTATGAAGCAGCAGGAATTAAATTGGATTTCTCATCAAAAACAATTGCTGAACTTATGGAGTTTGTCTCGAAAGAACTGGATTTGCTGACTGTAAGTTAA
- a CDS encoding GNAT family N-acetyltransferase, whose translation MEDVKFVPYREEQFDAIQELNKTEGWTQLVDRYEETKTAWRNSNVAYVMLKDETVVGYVRGLTDGHVTLYICEMLISKSYRGKGLGSKLLTFIHGKHPRTRMEMLASSTSHTFYESQSFRPFYGFRKTFEEIIS comes from the coding sequence ATGGAAGATGTAAAGTTTGTTCCCTATAGAGAAGAACAATTTGATGCCATTCAAGAGCTGAACAAGACAGAAGGCTGGACTCAGCTCGTTGATCGCTATGAAGAAACTAAAACAGCATGGAGAAATTCGAACGTGGCATATGTCATGTTAAAGGATGAAACAGTAGTCGGATATGTTCGGGGACTAACAGATGGACATGTAACTCTGTATATTTGCGAGATGCTGATCTCGAAATCCTATAGAGGCAAGGGATTAGGGAGTAAATTATTAACGTTTATCCATGGCAAGCACCCTCGAACTCGCATGGAAATGCTTGCATCAAGCACATCGCATACTTTTTATGAATCACAAAGCTTTAGGCCATTCTATGGTTTTCGCAAAACGTTTGAAGAAATTATTTCTTAG
- a CDS encoding bifunctional metallophosphatase/5'-nucleotidase has protein sequence MKETLTILHTNDLHGHYDLALRQSAYIKNRKQELKGKNEHVIAVDGGDHLDMSMNECLATGGYIHLDMLASTGYDALSVGNNELLRLPKEKIRQLSIDSNVPWLLLNLEEADGSQIGGTKKTIMLEMGQLKIGMFGATDLFEDIYENKHGFRNRNTVTVIKEAVSELREAGANLIIFLSHMGNKVDVELAKELSGLIDVIVGAHSHTVLQKPEVVSDVVIVQAGCYGQYVGELQITVDLENKKVIDHHGRLIEMTLDDQIDSELEIVLKKGRLQAEKFLSEVIYYTEEDLSHEQIVRLAAASLKEHWNSEIGIMYGGGVTEGLGKGNITKGSVVNVCKSMHSPVIMQITGQQLTGLISESYNDEIVNRPIYGGGFRPHGIPIGKLQFSGVSWDGQGEHITNILVNGEGIDLLKTYTVGTGTPMLYEDISGYQNVKGNKLIEVGKDIMVKDVLINYMKKQYLNSQTMV, from the coding sequence ATGAAAGAAACATTAACCATACTTCATACAAATGATCTGCATGGTCATTATGACCTAGCTTTAAGGCAATCAGCGTACATAAAAAACAGAAAGCAAGAACTTAAAGGTAAGAACGAACATGTAATCGCTGTAGATGGCGGTGATCACCTTGATATGAGTATGAACGAATGTCTGGCAACAGGTGGATACATTCATCTTGACATGCTTGCTTCAACGGGTTATGACGCATTGTCTGTTGGGAATAATGAACTCTTACGTTTGCCTAAAGAAAAGATCAGACAGTTAAGTATAGATTCGAACGTTCCTTGGCTACTTCTCAATTTAGAAGAGGCAGATGGTTCTCAAATTGGCGGTACGAAAAAAACAATAATGCTGGAAATGGGTCAGTTAAAAATCGGTATGTTTGGTGCTACGGATCTCTTTGAAGACATATACGAAAATAAGCATGGGTTTCGTAATAGAAATACAGTGACAGTCATAAAAGAAGCTGTATCTGAACTAAGAGAAGCAGGAGCCAACCTCATTATCTTCCTCTCACATATGGGGAATAAGGTAGATGTTGAACTTGCTAAAGAGCTTTCTGGTTTGATAGATGTTATCGTTGGAGCTCATAGTCATACTGTTCTACAAAAACCAGAAGTCGTTTCAGATGTTGTGATTGTCCAAGCAGGCTGCTACGGTCAATATGTAGGAGAACTGCAGATTACGGTTGATCTGGAGAATAAAAAAGTAATTGATCATCATGGTCGATTAATTGAGATGACATTAGATGACCAGATAGATTCAGAACTAGAAATTGTGTTAAAAAAAGGAAGACTGCAAGCAGAGAAGTTCTTGTCTGAAGTAATTTATTATACAGAGGAAGATCTCTCACATGAACAAATTGTAAGGTTAGCAGCTGCTAGTTTAAAGGAACACTGGAACTCTGAAATTGGCATCATGTACGGTGGTGGCGTAACAGAGGGATTAGGTAAAGGTAATATAACAAAAGGTAGTGTAGTTAACGTCTGTAAAAGCATGCATTCACCTGTCATTATGCAGATTACAGGACAGCAACTCACCGGCCTGATTAGTGAGTCGTATAACGATGAGATCGTGAATAGACCAATCTATGGAGGCGGATTTCGGCCACACGGTATTCCAATTGGAAAGCTGCAGTTTTCAGGTGTTAGCTGGGATGGACAAGGTGAACATATTACCAACATCCTTGTAAACGGAGAAGGAATTGACTTATTGAAAACCTATACTGTTGGTACGGGAACTCCTATGTTATATGAAGATATTTCAGGCTATCAAAACGTTAAGGGAAATAAACTTATTGAGGTCGGAAAGGATATTATGGTTAAAGATGTACTTATTAACTATATGAAAAAACAGTATCTGAATTCCCAAACAATGGTGTAG
- a CDS encoding gamma-glutamyl-gamma-aminobutyrate hydrolase family protein, which translates to MTHKPLIGLTSTVMSINTIETQNENVDTIVVYNKFAETVRDAGGIPVVIPMGKPEEAEYYANLCDGIIFTGGEDISSITYGHEPHPKVKKVNKHRDDFEIELVKKARENEKAILAMCRGYHLLNVSYGGTIVQDVESEFSDSINHFQKSATRTEPSHTVTLDEDSKLYQIVGEKEVAVNSFHHQAIGKVGKGLRVAARAADGVIEALELEDKEKTFLLGTQWHPEELRHENKNMMAIITTFIKEASKK; encoded by the coding sequence ATGACACATAAACCATTAATAGGACTTACTAGTACGGTTATGTCCATCAACACAATTGAAACCCAAAATGAAAATGTTGATACAATCGTTGTATATAATAAATTTGCAGAAACAGTAAGAGATGCAGGAGGGATTCCTGTTGTTATTCCGATGGGTAAGCCTGAGGAAGCAGAATACTATGCCAACTTGTGTGATGGGATCATCTTTACAGGCGGTGAGGACATCAGTTCGATCACATACGGTCATGAACCGCATCCTAAAGTGAAAAAAGTAAACAAACACCGTGATGATTTTGAAATTGAATTAGTAAAAAAAGCACGTGAAAACGAAAAAGCCATCCTAGCGATGTGCAGAGGGTACCATCTATTAAATGTCAGCTATGGCGGTACAATTGTTCAAGATGTAGAGAGTGAGTTTTCCGATAGCATCAACCATTTTCAAAAATCTGCCACTCGAACAGAACCTTCTCACACAGTTACTCTGGATGAAGACAGTAAACTATATCAAATCGTAGGGGAAAAAGAAGTTGCCGTAAACAGCTTCCATCACCAAGCGATTGGGAAAGTCGGCAAAGGGTTGCGAGTAGCAGCCAGGGCTGCAGATGGTGTAATTGAAGCATTGGAGCTTGAAGACAAAGAAAAGACATTTTTGTTAGGTACTCAATGGCATCCGGAAGAATTGAGACATGAAAATAAGAACATGATGGCGATTATTACAACGTTTATTAAAGAAGCGAGTAAAAAATAA
- a CDS encoding VOC family protein, with translation MSEKVTSIAPIQSHINNVFVHVSDLKKSVEWYAKLLGVTIDASEVKSPVHNIPVTGQTGLTLDDHTFDPSFHRAPGTGPMFNLYAPDIEAAYADMKEKKLNVIREIEWHGEVAWFNVEDPDGNVVMICNC, from the coding sequence ATGAGTGAAAAAGTAACGAGTATTGCCCCGATTCAGAGCCATATAAATAATGTATTTGTTCACGTATCTGATCTGAAGAAGTCTGTAGAATGGTATGCCAAACTGTTAGGTGTAACGATTGATGCGAGTGAAGTGAAATCCCCTGTCCACAACATCCCAGTAACGGGACAAACTGGATTGACTCTTGACGACCACACGTTTGATCCATCCTTTCACCGAGCACCAGGTACAGGGCCGATGTTTAATCTATATGCCCCAGACATTGAGGCAGCTTATGCAGACATGAAGGAAAAGAAGTTGAACGTGATACGCGAGATTGAGTGGCACGGCGAAGTGGCTTGGTTCAATGTAGAGGACCCAGACGGAAACGTGGTAATGATTTGTAATTGTTAG